The Sulfurihydrogenibium sp. YO3AOP1 genome has a window encoding:
- the pfkA gene encoding 6-phosphofructokinase produces the protein MKKIGLLTSGGDCPGLNACIRAVVRTANYYNIEVVAFKRGFKGLIENDFTTLDYKSVAGILQKGGTILLTAREPRFKDYNFRKIAYENIQKHNIEALFVIGGNGSFQGAYLLQKDFGLNIIGIPKTIDNDIYGTDYAIGFDTAVNNAMEAIDKIKDTTMSHERIFIVEVMGRDNGFIALEVGIAVGAELTLIPEYPFPLHVIEETILKAKEMGKNFAIIVLAEGVASAKELSEILNERLKDKDVGEIRYQVLGYIQRGGSPSAYDRVMASKFGVFAVEKFVQGEKNFMVAYENGKLLTKPLEISFNKVRIPNLEEYQINNILSM, from the coding sequence ATGAAAAAAATCGGATTACTTACAAGCGGTGGAGACTGCCCTGGTCTTAACGCATGCATTAGGGCAGTTGTTAGAACTGCTAATTACTATAATATTGAAGTTGTAGCTTTTAAAAGAGGTTTTAAAGGTCTTATAGAAAACGATTTTACGACCTTAGATTACAAATCTGTTGCAGGTATTTTACAAAAGGGAGGAACTATTCTTTTAACTGCAAGAGAGCCAAGATTTAAAGATTATAATTTTAGAAAAATAGCTTATGAAAATATACAAAAACATAATATAGAGGCATTGTTTGTGATTGGTGGTAATGGAAGCTTTCAAGGTGCTTATTTACTGCAAAAAGATTTTGGACTAAACATCATAGGAATTCCAAAAACTATTGACAATGATATTTATGGAACAGATTATGCAATAGGGTTTGATACAGCTGTAAATAATGCTATGGAAGCAATAGATAAAATAAAAGACACAACCATGTCCCATGAAAGAATCTTTATTGTAGAAGTGATGGGAAGAGATAACGGATTTATAGCATTAGAAGTAGGTATTGCTGTAGGAGCGGAATTAACATTAATACCAGAATATCCATTTCCGCTTCATGTAATTGAAGAAACAATCTTGAAAGCAAAAGAAATGGGGAAAAACTTTGCGATAATTGTTCTTGCTGAAGGTGTTGCATCAGCAAAAGAACTTTCTGAAATACTAAACGAAAGATTAAAAGACAAAGATGTTGGAGAAATTAGATATCAGGTTCTTGGATACATACAAAGGGGTGGTAGTCCTTCAGCATACGATAGAGTAATGGCTTCAAAATTTGGAGTTTTTGCTGTTGAAAAATTTGTTCAAGGTGAGAAGAATTTTATGGTTGCCTATGAAAATGGTAAACTTCTTACAAAACCACTGGAAATTAGCTTTAATAAAGTTAGAATTCCAAATCTTGAAGAGTATCAAATAAATAACATTCTATCTATGTAA
- a CDS encoding NifU family protein: MAIDRQKVEEVLEQVRPYLRFDGGDVELVDVGEDGTVYVRLMGACSGCHMSLWTLKGGVETRLKQAIPEVKEVVAINLG, translated from the coding sequence ATGGCAATAGATAGACAAAAGGTCGAGGAAGTTTTAGAGCAAGTTAGACCATATTTAAGATTTGACGGTGGAGATGTTGAACTTGTTGATGTTGGTGAAGATGGTACTGTTTATGTTAGATTAATGGGTGCATGTTCAGGATGTCATATGTCTTTATGGACTTTAAAAGGTGGTGTAGAGACAAGATTAAAACAAGCTATCCCAGAAGTTAAAGAAGTAGTAGCCATAAACTTAGGATAA
- a CDS encoding septation protein SpoVG family protein: MKITQVNLFPFNTGRIGGRVRAVAEIVLDDLILIRDIKLIESKHGGLFLSFPKKRSGNKFVDIVEILESQQLEQIRRAVVDKYKEMMDVKPEENID; encoded by the coding sequence ATGAAGATTACTCAAGTAAATCTATTTCCTTTTAACACTGGAAGAATAGGCGGAAGGGTTAGAGCTGTTGCAGAGATAGTTTTAGATGACTTAATCTTAATAAGAGATATAAAACTCATAGAATCAAAGCACGGTGGACTTTTTTTAAGCTTTCCAAAGAAAAGGTCTGGCAACAAATTCGTTGATATTGTTGAAATTCTTGAAAGTCAGCAATTAGAACAAATCAGAAGGGCAGTGGTTGATAAGTATAAAGAAATGATGGACGTAAAGCCGGAGGAAAACATTGATTAA